The Chryseobacterium aureum genome contains a region encoding:
- a CDS encoding oligosaccharide flippase family protein codes for MYKKLLGQTIIYGAGAIAPRIILFILNPLLIYKIPNEGFAIFTQLYAWISFVNIILSFGFETAYFRFSAEDGNEKRTFNTSFWFLFSTSTVFLALCYLFNQPIADYLGYHDNPEYIRWFALIAFFDNLLVIPFAWLRFHNKPIKYSAVRVVQAIFQAVFTAALFFWIPESISRSMGLDQNVDYPFFSNLAGSALGFLLLLPIILKVRFQFLTSLFGRMIKYSFPLMLAGLAFMVNENFDKSIQRKYISDELAGAYGGCYKLAVLMTLFVTAYRMGIEPFFFKQMDKGDAKKTYAKVAEYFAFFACTVALGIIANISWLKAVFIPNKSYWIAIDIIPIIVIANLCFGIYYNFSTWYKVTDRTGVGTVISWLGAGINIVLNLLALNYYHSMIGSAWATFGAYIMMMIVSYLLGQKYYPIPYRMKKMSFFLILLGVFSFVIVKYLDYNIITSNLLFLAFTGILIYSEKDLIVSRIRKN; via the coding sequence TTGTACAAAAAACTATTAGGGCAGACAATCATCTACGGAGCGGGAGCTATAGCGCCCAGAATTATTTTATTCATTCTGAATCCTCTTTTGATTTATAAGATTCCCAATGAAGGTTTTGCGATTTTCACACAGCTCTATGCGTGGATTTCGTTTGTGAATATCATTCTTTCTTTTGGTTTTGAAACTGCATATTTCCGTTTTTCAGCGGAAGACGGTAATGAAAAGAGAACATTCAATACCTCTTTCTGGTTTCTGTTTTCTACGTCCACTGTTTTTCTTGCTTTGTGTTATTTGTTTAATCAGCCTATTGCAGATTATTTAGGATATCATGATAATCCGGAATATATCAGATGGTTTGCTTTAATTGCCTTTTTCGACAATTTGCTGGTAATCCCTTTTGCATGGTTACGCTTTCATAATAAACCTATCAAATATTCTGCAGTAAGAGTTGTACAGGCTATATTCCAGGCTGTTTTTACAGCAGCTTTATTCTTCTGGATCCCGGAAAGCATATCAAGAAGTATGGGGCTGGATCAGAATGTAGATTATCCGTTCTTCAGTAATTTAGCCGGAAGCGCTTTGGGCTTTTTACTGTTACTTCCTATCATACTAAAAGTAAGATTTCAGTTCTTGACCTCTTTATTCGGACGTATGATCAAATATTCCTTTCCATTGATGCTGGCAGGCCTTGCCTTTATGGTCAATGAAAATTTTGATAAATCCATCCAGAGAAAATACATTTCGGATGAGCTGGCCGGAGCTTATGGCGGCTGCTATAAACTGGCTGTACTGATGACATTATTTGTTACGGCCTACAGAATGGGGATTGAACCTTTTTTCTTTAAACAGATGGATAAAGGAGACGCCAAGAAAACCTATGCTAAAGTAGCAGAATATTTTGCCTTCTTTGCCTGTACTGTGGCTTTGGGAATTATTGCCAACATTTCATGGCTGAAAGCTGTTTTCATCCCCAACAAATCCTATTGGATTGCCATCGATATCATCCCGATCATTGTTATTGCCAATCTTTGTTTCGGAATCTATTATAACTTTTCTACCTGGTACAAAGTAACAGACAGAACAGGTGTGGGAACTGTTATTTCATGGCTTGGAGCAGGCATCAACATTGTCCTTAACCTTTTAGCCCTAAATTATTATCACAGCATGATAGGTTCTGCATGGGCTACATTCGGAGCTTATATTATGATGATGATTGTCTCTTATCTGCTGGGGCAGAAATATTACCCAATTCCTTACAGAATGAAGAAAATGTCTTTCTTTCTGATCCTTTTGGGAGTATTCAGCTTTGTTATAGTAAAATATCTAGACTATAACATTATAACCAGTAATTTACTATTTTTGGCTTTTACAGGAATTTTGATCTATTCTGAAAAAGATTTGATTGTATCCAGAATCAGAAAGAATTAA